The window AGCCGAGGCTATGCTTCGCTGGACTACAGCTTCGATCGTTTCGAGCCGGCCAACCTGGTCCGTCTCGACGTACTGATCAATGGCGAGAAGGTCGACGCCCTCGCCCTGATCGTCCACCGCGACAACGCGCCCTACAAGGGCCGTCAACTGGTGGAGAAGATGAAAGAACTGATTCCGCGGCAGATGTTCGACGTCGCGATTCAAGCGGCCATCGGTGGGCAGATCATCGCCCGTTCGACGGTCAAGGCGCTCAGGAAGAACGTGCTGGCTAAGTGCTACGGTGGTGACGTGAGCCGTAAGCGCAAGCTGCTGGAGAAGCAGAAGGCCGGTAAGAAAAGGATGAAGCAGGTCGGTAGCGTGGAGATTCCGCAGGAAGCCTTCCTCGCTGTGCTCAAAGTGGACAGTTGAACCCTATGACGCTGAATTTCCCGCTGTTGCTGGTGATTGCCGTTGCTGTGTGCGGCGTTCTCGCCCTGGTGGACCTGGTGCTGTTCGCACCGCGCCGCCGGGCAGCCATTTCCGCCTACGAAGGCACGGTCGGCGAGCCTGACCCGGAAGTGCTGGAAAAACTGAACAAGGAACCGGTGCTGGTCGAGTACGGCAAGTCGTTCTTCCCGGTACTGTTCATCGTGCTGGTGCTGCGCTCCTTCCTGGTCGAGCCGTTCCAGATTCCGTCCGGCTCGATGAAGCCGACTCTGGAAGTGGGTGATTTCATCCTGGTGAACAAGTTCGCCTATGGCATCCGCCTGCCGGTGCTGGACACCAAGGTGATCCCGGTGGGTGATCCGCAGCGTGGCGACGTCATGGTGTTCCGCTACCCCAGCGACCCGAACATCAACTACATCAAGCGTGTGATCGGCGTACCCGGCGACACCATCCGCTATACCAGCGACAAGCGCCTCTACGTCAACGATCAACTGGTCGCCGAGAAACTGATGGGTGAGGAGCCGGGCAGCCTGGGCAGCGTGACGTTGTACAAGGAAAAACTGGGCGACGTCGAACACCTGATCCGCAAGGAAATGACCCGTTACCGTGTCGAGCCGGGCAGGCAGTGGAAGGTGCCGGCCGATCACTACTTCATGATGGGCGACAACCGCGACAACTCCAACGACAGCCGCTACTGGAACGACCCGAAGATTCCGAAGGACCTGCTGGGCATGGTTCCGGACCGCAATATCGTCGGCAAGGCGTTCGCGGTGTGGATGAGCTGGCCGGAGCCCAAGCAGCGCAATCTGCCGAATTTCTCGCGAGTGGGCGTGATCCACTAAAGTTGTGAGATGTTCGAAGCCTTCGGGCGGCGAACAGTGCTAGAAACCCGGGCGGGGCTGCACGCGGGGAGCGAGGCAGCCCCGCTTGCACTTGGACCCGCCGCGGTTGGCGGACAATAAGAACGATACCGACATGAGGTCGATATGAAGTACGCACGTTCGCAGAAGGGCATGTCGTTGCTGAGCTGGCTGGTGGTCCTCGCCGTGGTGGCGTTCCTGGCCAGCGCAGCGTTCAAGGTATTTCCGCACTACATGGATTACTACGCCATCGAGAAGGCCATCACCTCGGTGGAAACCGACAAGGCCGCCGAAGTGCGCACTGTCCCTGAGTTCTACTCTTACGTGGACAAGGCGCTGATGCTCAACAACATCCGCGACCTCAAGCTGGACGACGCGCTGGATGTGAAGCTCGAGAACAACGAGTTCCGCGCCCACCTGAAATACGAAAAACGTGAGCCGCTGGTACAGAACATCGACCTGGTGGTGAAATTTGACAAAGAATTCCGTGTACGAATGCCGTGAGTAACAGTCTGGATCGACTCGAGCGCAAGCTTGGCTATACCTTTCGCGACCAGGACCTGATGGTCCTGGCGCTGACCCATCGCAGTTTCGCCGGGCGCAACAACGAGCGTCTGGAGTTCCTGGGTGACGCCATCCTCAACTTCGTCATCGGCGAAGCCCTCTTCACCCATTTCCCCCAGGCCCGTGAAGGCCAGCTGTCGCGCCTGCGCGCGCGACTGGTGAAGGGCGAGACCCTGGCCCTGCTGGCCCGCGGTTTCGAAATCGGGGATTACCTGCGCCTGGGCTCGGGCGAGCTGAAGAGCGGCGGGTTCCGCCGTGAGTCGATCCTGGCCGATGCCATGGAGGCACTGATCGGCGCAATCTACCTGGATACCGGCATGGACTCCGCCCGCGAGCGGATCATGGCCTGGCTCGGCCCGCAGCTGCGCGAGCTGACCCCGGTGGATACCAACAAGGACCCCAAGACCCGCCTGCAGGAGTTCCTGCAATCGCGCGGGTGCGAGTTGCCGCGCTATGACGTGGTGGATATCCAGGGCGAACCGCATTGCCGCACCTTCTTCGTCGAGTGCGAGGTTGCCCTGTTGAATGACAAGACCCATGGCCACGGCGGTAGCCGCCGCATTGCCGAGCAGGTGGCCGCTGCCGCCGCGCTGGCAGCCCTGGGCGTGGAGAATGGCCATGAGTGATCACGAGCAAGACCAGCACGACCCATCCGAGCACGATGAAGCGGGAGTCGTTCGTTGCGGCTATGTCGCGATCGTCGGCCGCCCCAACGTGGGCAAGTCGACCCTGCTCAACCACATCCTCGGCCAGAAGCTGGCCATCACCTCGCGCAAGCCGCAGACCACCCGCCACACCCTGCTGGGCATCAAGACCGAAGGTGACGTGCAGGCGGTGTACGTCGACACCCCCGGTTTGCACAAGGACAACGACAAGGCGCTCAACCGCTACATGAACCGTTCGGCCAGTGCCGCGCTGAAGGATGTCGATGTGGTGATCTTCGTCGTAGACCGCAATCGCTGGACCGACGAAGACCAGATGGTCTACGACAAGGTCAAGTACGTGAGCTGCCCGGTGCTGCTGGCAGTGAACAAGGTCGACCGCATGGAAGACAAGGGCGAGCTGCTGCCGCACCTGCAGTGGCTGGCCGAGCAACTGCCCAACGCCGAAGTCGTGCCGATTTCTGCCCAGCACGGGCAGAACCTGGATGTTCTCGAGGGGCTGGTCGCCGAGCGGCTGCCCGAAAGCGAGCATTTCTTCCCCGAAGACCAGATCACCGATCGCAGCAGCCGCTTCCTCGCCGCCGAACTGGTGCGCGAGAAGATCATGCGCCAGTTGGGCGCCGAGCTGCCGTACCAGGTCACGGTAGAGATCGAAGAGTTCAAGCAGGATGGCCCGATCCTCCACATCCACGCGTTGATCCTGGTCGAACGTGATGGCCAGAAGAAGATCATCATCGGCGAGAAGGGCGAGCGCATCAAAAGCATCGGCCAGAACGCCCGCAAGGACATGGAGGTGCTGTTCGACTCCAAGGTCATGCTCAACCTCTGGGTGAAAGTGAAGGGCGGCTGGTCCGACGACGAGCGCGCGCTGCGTTCGCTGGGCTACGGCGACCTCTGATCGACCAAGCCCCGCGAGCCGCTCGCGGGGCGAACCTTCCGGCGCCTGAGTGCGCCCGCTTCCCGACTCCCACTCCAGGCGCAGCGCCATGAGCCTCGCTTCTCCCGCCCAAGCCGCCTTTGTCCTGCACAGCCGCGCGTACAAGGAAACCAGTGCGCTGGTGGACTTCCTCACGCCGCAAGGCCGGCTGCGGGCCGTGTTGCGCGGTGCGCGGGGCAAGGCCGGCGCGCTGGCGCGGCCGTTCGTACCGCTGGAAGCCGAGTTCCGCGGGCGCAGTGACCTGAAGAATGTCGTTCGCCTGGAAGCCAACGGCATTCCCAATCTGCTCAGCGGCGAGGCGCTGTTCAGCGGCCTGTACCTGAACGAGCTGATGATCCGCCTGCTGCCGGCGGAAGACCCGCATCCCGCGCTGTTCGAGCACTACCGCGCGACCTTGCCGTTGCTGGCCGCCGGCAGCCCGCTGGAGCCGCTGCTGCGCGCCTTCGAATGGCGGCTGCTGGACGAACTGGGTTATGGTTTCTCTCTGGACAGCGATATCGTCGGCCAGCCGGTGGCCCCCGACGGTCTTTACCGCCTGCTGCCGGATTCCGGCCTGGAGCCGGTCGGCAGCCTGCAGCCGGGGCTTTTCCATGGCGCCGATCTGCTGGCGATGGCCGAGGCCGACTGGAGCGCTCCGGGCGCGCTGACGGCAGCCAAACGTCTGATGCGCCAGGCCCTGGCGCCCCATCTGGGCGGCCGGCCACTGGTCAGCCGCGAGTTATTCATGAATCGCAAGGACAACTCCCGTGACTGAAGCCAATCGTATCCTGCTGGGCGTGAACATCGATCACGTCGCTACCCTGCGCCAGGCCCGTGGCACCCGCTATCCCGACCCGGTGAAAGCTGCGCTGGACGCCGAGGAAGCCGGCGCCGACGGCATCACCGTGCACCTGCGCGAAGATCGCCGGCACATCCAGGACCGCGATGTGCGCGTGCTGGCCGAAGTGCTGCAGACCCGCATGAACTTCGAAATGGGCGTCACCGAAGAGATGATGAAGTTCGCCGAGATCATCCGTCCGGCCCACGTCTGCCTGGTTCCGGAGACTCGCCAGGAGCTGACCACCGAGGGCGGCCTGGACGTTGCCGGCCAGGAAGCGCGCATCCGCGATGCGGTGCAGCGGCTGTCCGCCGCCGGTTGCGAGGTGTCGCTGTTCATCGACCCGGACCAGCGGCAGATCGAGGCCTCTGCGCGTATCGGCGCGCCGGCCGTCGAGCTGCATACCGGCCGTTACGCCGATGCCCACACCCCCGCCGAAGCTGCCCATGAGCTGGCGCGCATCCGCGACGGCGTGGAGTTCGGCCTGTCCCACGGGCTGATCGTCAACGCCGGCCATGGCCTGCATTACCACAATGCCGAGCCGGTGGCGGCGATTGCCGGGATCAACGAGCTGAACATCGGCCACGCCATCGTCGCCCATGCGTTGTTCGTGGGCTTCAAGCAGGCGGTGGCGGAGATGAAGGCGCTGATCGTGGCGGCGGCGAATCGTTGATCGGCACTTCGAGCCAATGACGGCGCAGGCGTCGAGGTAGGGTGTAACGGCGTACAACCGCGAACGGTTGTACGCCCTACGCCAGGGGGTGGTTCGGCGTAGGGCGGATAAATTTCGACGTTATCCGCCGTTTAGCCGTCGCATCCGTTAACCTCGGATTCGACCTGGGGGCGTCAGGGCTTGCGCGCGACCAAGGTGGCACGCAGCGGCGCCGGCAGGCCTTCGAGGGTGCGGCTATGGTCGTTCGGATCGAGGAAGTCCGGCAGCGACTGGTAGCGCATCCATTCCGTCGCACGCTGCTCTTCCACCGAGGTGCGGCTGATGTCCACGCTGCGTACGTCGGTGAAGCCCGCGCGGCGCAGCCACAGCTCCAGCGCCGGCACCGACGGCAGGAACCACACGTTGCGCATCTGCGCGTAGCGGTCTTCGGGCACCAGCACGGTGTTCACGTCGCCTTCCACCACCAGGGTTTCCAGCACCAGTTCGCCACCCCGGCGCAGGCAGTCCTTGAGCGCCAGCAGGTGGTCGATGGGCGAGCGGCGGTGGTAGAGCACGCCCATGGAGAACACGGTGTCGAAGCCTTCCAGCTTTTCCGGCAGGTCTTCCAGGGCGAAGGGCAGGTGCCAGGCCGGCAGGTCCGGCAGGTAGCGCTTCATGGCGAGGAACTGGCAGAAGAACAGCCAGTTCGGGTCGACACCCACCACGCTGCGCGCCCCGGCGCCGAGCATGCGCCACTGGTAGTAGCCGTTGCCGCAGCCAACGTCGAGGATGCGTTTACCCTTCAGGTCGATGTGCGGCGAGACGCGCTGCCACTTCCAGTCCGAGCGCCATTCGGTATCGATGTGCACGCCGAACAGGTGGAAGGGGCCCTTGCGCCAGGGGATCAGCCCTTGCAGGGCGAGCTTGAGCTGCTCGCGGGTGTCCTCGTCGCAGGCGCCTTCCAGGTTGAAACGTTCGCGCAGCTCGACGGCCGCGGCTTTCAGCTCGGGCAGACGATCCACCGCCGCCAGCCAACGCTCGAGGTCGCCATGGCCGTCGTCGACCTTGGTCGCCAATTGTGCGGGCAGCGAGGCGGCCCAGGATTCCAGCGGTGTGCCAGCCAGTTCGAGGCTGAGGCGGTCGAGGTCGAAACGGTCAATCATGGTAGGGCAATCAGGGAAGCGAAGTTGAGGCATTGGAACCAGGGCACGACCTTGGAGAATCCCGCGGCCAACAGGCGTTCGCGGTGGGTCTCCAGGGTGTCGGGGCGCATGACGTTCTCGATGGCGGTACGCTTCTGGGCGATTTCCAGTTCGCTGTAGCCATTGGCGCGCTTGAAGTCGATGTGCAGGTCGGTGAGCAGCTCGTGCTCCTGCTCGTCGGCGAAGCGCAGCTTTTCCGAGAGGATCAGCGCACCGCCCGGCAACAGGCTGTCGTGCAGGCGGGTGAGCAGTGCCAGGCGTTGTTCGGGGGCGATGAACTGCAGGGTGAAGTTCATCGCGATCAGCGAGCAGGGTTTGAGCTCCATGCTCAGGATGTCCGCCTCGATCAGCTCGACCGGCAGCAGTTCCTGGTACATGGCGTCCTGGGCGCGCAGGTATTCGCCGCAGCGCTCGATCATCGGGGCGGAGTTGTCCACGCCGATCACTCGGCAGCCTTCGGTCCTCACGTGGCGGCGCAGCGCCTGGGTCACCGCGCCGAGGGAGCAGCCGAGGTCGTACAGCACGCTATTGGGTGCGGCGAAGCGCGCGCCGAGCACGCCGATGTTCTCGACGATGGTGGGGTAGCCCGGCACCGATCGCTTGATCATGTCCGGGAAGACGCGCACCACGTCCTCATTGAAGGTGAAGTCGGGAACCTGGGTTTGCGGCTGGGCGAAGATGCGGTCGGATTCGCTCACGCTGGATGGGGCCTCGTTACGCTGAACAGGCAACAGGGCGCGGCGCGCCCGGTTTGCCGGGGCGCGCATTGTAGCCGAGGCGCCCAGTGCGCCCAAGCTTCAGCCGATAAGGGTCACTTGAGCTGGTCGGAGAAGTATTCGCCGGCGCCCTGCAATGGGCCGAGCGGATTCTTCTTGTCTTCCCGGCGGCGGATGTTCGGTTCGCCGTTGCTGGTCTTGTGCACGACAACGTCGTCGATCAGCACGAACACCGGGCGGAACGACCAGCCCTGGACCTCCCGACGCTTGCGGAAGTTGAAGATGTCCGCCCAGAAGCTGCCTACCCGCTGGCTGTCGGTCTTGCTGAAGTCGAAGGCATAGCCGACGCAGCGATCCTTGGCCTGCAGGCAGGTGATCAGGCCGTCAGGCAGGTAGTCGATGGGAATGTTGGGTTGCACGAACATCAACCGCACGTCGATGAACGAAAGCATCTTGGCGTTGCCCTGGGATAGCGGATCGAAGCCCAGCGCGTAGAGCTGCGACTTGGTGGTCTTGCCCGTCTCGACCTGGTTGAAGCGGCTCTGTGCATCCTGGTAATCCAGGAAAGGTGACTGCACTTCCGCACGTTCGCTGGGCAGCAGGCTGCCACAAGCCGAGAGCATCACGCACGCCCCCAGCAACATCATCGAGCGAACTACTGCACGCATGGAGCTCCCCTTAATCGCGGTCTCTTGTAATTGATCTATAGCCGATGCCCAAGCGCTGTGCCGGACTTTTCTCACGCACTGGAAAGCCTATTCCACAGCTACTCCGTATCCTTGCATCAGTGGTTTCCACTGTTCGTTCTGACGAAACTCGCGCAGGCCGTCATCGAGCTCGGCAAGACGCTCCCTGACCGACTCCAGGCGCGGGTTGAGAGCGACGTACATAGGACGTTTATCGGCCAGTTGCCCGGCGGCACGAACCTGCCCGGACAAGCGGTGACGATGCAGGTAGTGCTCGACGATCTGGCTGTCCTCGAGCAGCACGCTGATGCGGCCGAGCAGCAGCTTCTGGATGTTGCGCTCCAGCACCCGCTCGCCGCTGAGCACTTGTACCTGCTCGTGATCGTCCAGGTGGCTGTCACGCCAGGCGTCCAGTTGCGCGCCGTAGGAGTAGCCCTGGGCAAGGCCGATGGACTGGTCGTCCAGCGACGCCGGGCCCTGGTAGTGCCACTGGCTGTCGGCGCGGGTGTAGAAGCGCATGGTCACCCAGCCGATGGGCTCCTGGCCGATCGCCAGGCTTTCCGATTCTTCCGGGTAGGCGCCGACCACGCCGTCCACCAGCCCTTCACGGGCCATCTGCAGGGCGCGTGGCCAGGGCAGGGGTTCGAAGGCCGGGGGCTGGTTCAGGATGCGGGTCAGAGCTTCGAGCAGGTAGCCGGGCTTGTCCGGATTATCCGGGCAGATGTAGGGGCACCAATCGTCGCCGGCCAGGCGCAGCGGCTCGTCGGCATTGGCGATCAGTGCGTTGCACAGGAGCAGAGCCGGCACAGCGAAACGCAGCATGTCAGACTCGGGTAGTGGACTGTCCCAAGGAGTATGGCAGAGCCTGATGACGACTTGTGACGGATGCCGCGATGCCGAACTGGCCCAGCCAGTAGGTGAGCATGATGGCGTAGGAAGAGCCGTCGAAGGCGCCGACGAAGCGGCTGATGCCGATCATCGCGTCGGAGCTGACGAACAGCAGGGCGCCCACGGCGGCGAGGTTGCGGCTGGCGGCCGGCAGGTCGGCGCAGCCGAGGCGGGCGATGGCGCGCCAGAGCATGCAACTGATGGTCAGGCTGTAGAGGGCGATCGGCAGCAGCAGCGGGCCGAGGCCCCGGCTGTAGAGCAGGGCGAACAGACCGCCCCCCAATAGCGCAGCGAACAGCAGGCCCGCTGGAGCCAGGCGGCGAGTATCACCGAGGTAGGCGGTCAGATAGGCCAGGTGCGCCAGCAGGAAGGCAGC of the Pseudomonas sp. PSE14 genome contains:
- the cmoB gene encoding tRNA 5-methoxyuridine(34)/uridine 5-oxyacetic acid(34) synthase CmoB, with the translated sequence MIDRFDLDRLSLELAGTPLESWAASLPAQLATKVDDGHGDLERWLAAVDRLPELKAAAVELRERFNLEGACDEDTREQLKLALQGLIPWRKGPFHLFGVHIDTEWRSDWKWQRVSPHIDLKGKRILDVGCGNGYYQWRMLGAGARSVVGVDPNWLFFCQFLAMKRYLPDLPAWHLPFALEDLPEKLEGFDTVFSMGVLYHRRSPIDHLLALKDCLRRGGELVLETLVVEGDVNTVLVPEDRYAQMRNVWFLPSVPALELWLRRAGFTDVRSVDISRTSVEEQRATEWMRYQSLPDFLDPNDHSRTLEGLPAPLRATLVARKP
- a CDS encoding DUF4845 domain-containing protein, whose product is MKYARSQKGMSLLSWLVVLAVVAFLASAAFKVFPHYMDYYAIEKAITSVETDKAAEVRTVPEFYSYVDKALMLNNIRDLKLDDALDVKLENNEFRAHLKYEKREPLVQNIDLVVKFDKEFRVRMP
- the cmoA gene encoding carboxy-S-adenosyl-L-methionine synthase CmoA yields the protein MSESDRIFAQPQTQVPDFTFNEDVVRVFPDMIKRSVPGYPTIVENIGVLGARFAAPNSVLYDLGCSLGAVTQALRRHVRTEGCRVIGVDNSAPMIERCGEYLRAQDAMYQELLPVELIEADILSMELKPCSLIAMNFTLQFIAPEQRLALLTRLHDSLLPGGALILSEKLRFADEQEHELLTDLHIDFKRANGYSELEIAQKRTAIENVMRPDTLETHRERLLAAGFSKVVPWFQCLNFASLIALP
- the rnc gene encoding ribonuclease III; the protein is MSNSLDRLERKLGYTFRDQDLMVLALTHRSFAGRNNERLEFLGDAILNFVIGEALFTHFPQAREGQLSRLRARLVKGETLALLARGFEIGDYLRLGSGELKSGGFRRESILADAMEALIGAIYLDTGMDSARERIMAWLGPQLRELTPVDTNKDPKTRLQEFLQSRGCELPRYDVVDIQGEPHCRTFFVECEVALLNDKTHGHGGSRRIAEQVAAAAALAALGVENGHE
- the pdxJ gene encoding pyridoxine 5'-phosphate synthase; this translates as MTEANRILLGVNIDHVATLRQARGTRYPDPVKAALDAEEAGADGITVHLREDRRHIQDRDVRVLAEVLQTRMNFEMGVTEEMMKFAEIIRPAHVCLVPETRQELTTEGGLDVAGQEARIRDAVQRLSAAGCEVSLFIDPDQRQIEASARIGAPAVELHTGRYADAHTPAEAAHELARIRDGVEFGLSHGLIVNAGHGLHYHNAEPVAAIAGINELNIGHAIVAHALFVGFKQAVAEMKALIVAAANR
- the lepB gene encoding signal peptidase I codes for the protein MTLNFPLLLVIAVAVCGVLALVDLVLFAPRRRAAISAYEGTVGEPDPEVLEKLNKEPVLVEYGKSFFPVLFIVLVLRSFLVEPFQIPSGSMKPTLEVGDFILVNKFAYGIRLPVLDTKVIPVGDPQRGDVMVFRYPSDPNINYIKRVIGVPGDTIRYTSDKRLYVNDQLVAEKLMGEEPGSLGSVTLYKEKLGDVEHLIRKEMTRYRVEPGRQWKVPADHYFMMGDNRDNSNDSRYWNDPKIPKDLLGMVPDRNIVGKAFAVWMSWPEPKQRNLPNFSRVGVIH
- the recO gene encoding DNA repair protein RecO; the encoded protein is MSLASPAQAAFVLHSRAYKETSALVDFLTPQGRLRAVLRGARGKAGALARPFVPLEAEFRGRSDLKNVVRLEANGIPNLLSGEALFSGLYLNELMIRLLPAEDPHPALFEHYRATLPLLAAGSPLEPLLRAFEWRLLDELGYGFSLDSDIVGQPVAPDGLYRLLPDSGLEPVGSLQPGLFHGADLLAMAEADWSAPGALTAAKRLMRQALAPHLGGRPLVSRELFMNRKDNSRD
- a CDS encoding transporter substrate-binding domain-containing protein, with product MLRFAVPALLLCNALIANADEPLRLAGDDWCPYICPDNPDKPGYLLEALTRILNQPPAFEPLPWPRALQMAREGLVDGVVGAYPEESESLAIGQEPIGWVTMRFYTRADSQWHYQGPASLDDQSIGLAQGYSYGAQLDAWRDSHLDDHEQVQVLSGERVLERNIQKLLLGRISVLLEDSQIVEHYLHRHRLSGQVRAAGQLADKRPMYVALNPRLESVRERLAELDDGLREFRQNEQWKPLMQGYGVAVE
- the era gene encoding GTPase Era codes for the protein MSDHEQDQHDPSEHDEAGVVRCGYVAIVGRPNVGKSTLLNHILGQKLAITSRKPQTTRHTLLGIKTEGDVQAVYVDTPGLHKDNDKALNRYMNRSASAALKDVDVVIFVVDRNRWTDEDQMVYDKVKYVSCPVLLAVNKVDRMEDKGELLPHLQWLAEQLPNAEVVPISAQHGQNLDVLEGLVAERLPESEHFFPEDQITDRSSRFLAAELVREKIMRQLGAELPYQVTVEIEEFKQDGPILHIHALILVERDGQKKIIIGEKGERIKSIGQNARKDMEVLFDSKVMLNLWVKVKGGWSDDERALRSLGYGDL
- a CDS encoding lysoplasmalogenase, yielding MRWAFLALISGIAYLLAVTFDLPPLRMLCKPLPVLTLLFWVLSTPADAYRRWVALGLVLSMLGDILLEWPVNAFVPGLAAFLLAHLAYLTAYLGDTRRLAPAGLLFAALLGGGLFALLYSRGLGPLLLPIALYSLTISCMLWRAIARLGCADLPAASRNLAAVGALLFVSSDAMIGISRFVGAFDGSSYAIMLTYWLGQFGIAASVTSRHQALPYSLGQSTTRV